The Synechococcus sp. WH 8101 sequence GAGCGCAATGGCCTCAGCTGGCGGCTGGTGGACACCGCCGGGATTCGCCGGCGCCGCAGTGTCAATTACGGCCCGGAGTTTTTCGGCATCAACCGCAGCTTCAAGGCGATCGAACGCAGCGATGTGTGCGTACTGGTGATTGATGCGTTGGATGGCGTCACCGAGCAGGATCAGCGCCTTGCCGGTCGGATCGAGGAGGAGGGACGCGCCTGTGTGGTGGTGGTGAACAAATGGGATGCGGTGGAGAAAGACAGCCACACCATGCCGGCGATGGAGAAGGAGCTGCGCGCCAAGCTCTACTTCCTCGACTGGGCGCCGATGCTGTTCACCTCGGCACTCACCGGTCAGAGGGTTGACAGCATTTTTGCGCTGGCAGCCCTGGCGGTGGAGCAGCACCGCCGCAGGGTCAGCACCTCGGTGGTCAACGAGGTGCTCAAGGAAGCCCTCAGCTGGCGTAGCCCCCCCACCACCCGCGGCGGCCGGCAGGGGCGGGTGTATTACGGCACCCAGGTGGCCGTCCGGCCTCCGAGCTTCACCCTGTTCGTGAATGAGCCCAAGTTGTTCGGCGACACCTATCGGCGCTACGTGGAACGACAGATCCGTGAGGGTTTGGGTTTTGACGGCACGCCATTGAAACTCTTCTGGCGAGGCAAGCAGCAACGGGATGCTGAGCGCGATCTGGCCCGCCAGCAGCAACGTCAGGGCTGACGGATGGACTGGCTGCGGCAAATTCCGATCGGGCAGTACGTGGACGGCAGCAGCAGCTGGCTACGGCGGCTTGATCCGCGTCTGAAGCTGGCTTGGGTGCTGCTGTTTCTGCTCACCCCCGTGCTGGCTGGTCCGCTCTGGCGCCTGGGCCTGCTGGGCCTCTTGCTCTTGCTCACGCTGTTCAGTGGGCTACCGCCGCGGTTGTGGTGGCGCTCTCTTTTGCTCTTGAGCCTGCTCGGTGTGGGCGTTGGACTCCTGGCCGCCCTGCTGCCCACCGGTGATCCAGCCGCGACCCTGCCGTTGCGCTCTCCGCAGGAACTCCCCGATCTGACGATCCCTCCATCAGGCTGGGAGCTGTTGCGCCTCGGCCCCCTGAAACTCGGGCCGTTCACGCTCGGGCCCTTCGTGGTGGATCGGCGCTCGGCTGAGCTCGGACTCAGCAGCGCCACGCTGATTGTCACGGTGGTGCACAGCGTCAATCTGATGCTGCTCACCACGCCCAGTGAGGAGCTGGTATGGGCCCTGAGCTGGTTGATGGCACCGCTGGCCGTGCTGGGCCTGCCCGTGGATCGCCTCAGCTTCCAGCTGTTGCTGGCGCTTCGATTCCTGCCGCTGGTGCAGGAAGAGTTGCAGAACCTGTTGCGGGCACTCGCCAGTCGGGCGGTCAATCTGAAAAGCCTCGGATTCAAAGCGTCCTTCGGCCTGGTGCTCGCCGTGGCTGAGCGCCTTCTCGCCAACATCCTGCTGCGCGCCGAGCAGGGCGCGGATGCCCTGCTGGTGCGGGGTGGGCGCTGGTGCCCTGCCGCCGCGTTCCGCCCGGCCGCGGCGGTGGCTTGGCGCGACCATCTGCGCAATGGTGCAGGGGTGGGGCTGCTGCTGCTGTTGCTCGGGCTGCGCGGGAAGTACGGTGCCCTGTGATCTGCATGACTGCCACCGTGGGTGCCGAGCGCTATCTCAATCACCCCACGTTTGGCATGCTCTATCGCGTGGCGCCGGCGGGCGAAGGCCGCGACATCTACGCCACGCTCTACGCGCAACGGATGTTTTTCCTGGTGACGCTGCAACCGCGGGGCGCTCAATTTGAGGTGATTCCCTATCAGGATGCTCGTCATCATGCTGAGCTCAACCTGGCCCGCAGTCGCCGGGATGGCTCCCCGGAGCAGGAGCGCTGGAAGCAGCTGTTCGACCAGACTTTTATCTGAGACCTTGATTAGGTCGGTCTGTTCTTCTGGAACAGGTGCCGACCCAGGAGCCTGTCCATGGACGCACATGATCTTTCCCGGCGCTGGCAGAGCTTGATGGCAGCCCTGCCACCGTCGGCCCGGTTGTTGGCGGTGAGCAAAGGGCATCCAGCGGTGGCGATTCGTGACCTTGCTGCCCTCGGTCAGGAGGCCTTCGGGGAGAGTCGTGTCCAGGAGGCGTTGCGGAAACAGGAGGAACTTGCGGATCTGACCCAGCTGCAGTGGCATTTCATCGGTCGCCTGCAGGCGAACAAGGTGCGCCAGGTGCTGCGCGCTTTTGGCACGATTCATTCCCTTGACAGCCTTGCCCTGTGTGAACGGGTCTCGCGCATTGCTGGAGAAGAACGGTGCCAGCCGCGGGTGATGCTGCAGGTGAAGCTCCGTCCGGACCCGAACAAGGGAGGCTGGGATCCCAAGGACCTGCGCCAGGTCTGGCCGGATTTGCAACGGTTGCCCCATTGCTCCATCGTTGGCCTGATGACCATCGCCCCCCTGGGGCTGGCGCCTGAGGAGCGCTTGGCCCTGTTTCGCGACTGTCGTCAGCTCGCGGATGACTTGGACCTCAGCGAGTGCTCCATGGGGATGAGTGGCGATTGGGCTGAGGCGGTGCATGCCGGTGCCACCTGGGTACGACTCGGGTCTGCGTTGTTCGGAGAGCGTTCGATACAGCAATCGGTGGCTTGACGCTTGCTCTCATTCCGTCGGAGCGCTATCTAGGGTCAAGGTTTTTCAAACGTCCGGTGTCGCTCATTTCCCGCCTTCGCGCCGTTGTTGCCGGTGATGATTATCTCGATGGCGAATATGACGATCTCGATTACGACACCGGCGAGGAGCTGGAGACTGACGGCGGGGCCAGCCATGCCTCCGGTGGCGCTCTCGCCCCTCTCGGCTCCGCCAATCCTTTCGCCAGTGATGAGGCCTTTGCCAGCAGCTCCAATGTGATCGGCATGCCTGGAATCAGCACGGCGGCCACCGAAGTGATGCTGATGGAGCCCCGCAGTTTTGACGAAATGCCTCGGGCGATTCAGGCCCTGCGTGAACGCAAAACCATCATCCTCAATCTCACGATGATGGAACCCGATCAGGCGCAGCGTGCTGTTGATTTCGTGGCGGGTGGCACCTTCGCCATTGATGGTCATCAGGAACGCGTGGGTGAAAGCATTTTTCTCTTCGCCCCCAGCTGCGTCACCGTGACCAACGCCCATCAAGACGAAGCCTCCTCACCCACCGTGGTGACGAAAGATGTGGAGCAGGCTTCCGCTGAGGCCAGTGTCGCCCCCGCTCCCGCCTGGGGCGGTGCCGCGGCTCTCTGAGTCGGCGGGTTGCTCGGGTGTCACACACGCTTGGGGTGATTGGCCTGGGTCGGATGGCCCAGGCTCTGCTTTGGCCACTGCTGGACGAAGGTGTTGTGTCCGCCACGGACGTGATGGCCGTGGTGGGCCATGCCGCTTCAGCCCAACGGTTGCAGGCGGCCGGTCCAGCTGGGTTGACTCTCTTGCCTGCGACGGATCCGGCAGCCTCAGCCGTCTGGGGATCTGCGATTCAGCTCTTGGCGATCAAACCGCAGCAGCTTGATGCCGTAGCCGCCACCGTTCCGGCGGTTGCGCCAGAAGCCCAGCCCCTGCTGATTTCTGTGCTCGCGGGAGTGAGCCTGGAGCGCTTGCAGAAGGCGTTCCCCGGGCGCCGATGTGTGCGTGCCGTTCCCAACACCCCTTGTTTGGTGCGGGCTGGTCTCACCGGTCTGGCCTGGGGGCAGGGCGTAACGGCCGCCGATCGTGAGCGGGTCAAGGCGTTCTTCTCGCCGGTGAGCGAAGTGCTTGAGCTGGCAGAGGATCGGTTGGATGCCTTTCTGGCCCTCACCTCATCGGGTCCGGCCTACGTGGCGCTGGTGGCCGAGGCGATGGCCGATGGGGCGGTGGCGGCCGGTCTGCCGAGGGATCTCTCCCACCACCTCGCCCATCGCACTCTGGCGGGAACCGCAGCGCTCCTGCAGGAGCAGGAGCTCCACCCCGGCCAGCTCAAAGACATGGTCGCCTCCCCTGGTGGTACGACGATGGCGGCCCTGCGCCGGCTGGAGCAGGCGGGGGTGCGTTCAGCCCTGATCGAGGCGGTGGTGGCGGCCGCTGAACATGGACGCCAATTGCGCTGAAGCGGCTCCCGATTTCAGGCCGCCGTGCGGCTGGTGGTGCTCAGTAGGTCGGCGTAGAGGGATTCAATCGCATCGATATTGCGGCTCAGCGTGTAGCGCTCCAGCACGCGCTGGCGGGCACGTTGTCCGAGTTCGGCCGTGAGCACCGGTTGATCGCGCAACACCGGCAGCAGGGTGCGCAGCTGGGTGGTGACCCCCTGGGTGCTGAGCACGATGCCAGCCCCGTCGGCGAGCACCTCGCCATCGGCCCCCGCGTCGGTGGCCACACAGGCACAGCCGCTAGCCATCGCTTCCAGCAGGGCCAGCGACAGCCCCTCCACCAGGCTGGGCAGCACAAACACCTCGGCGCATTGCATCAGGGCCACGCGGGTGGCCAGATTCGATTCGTAGCCCCACCAGCTCACGGAGCTTTGGCCATGGGCGTTCTGCAGGGTGGCCCGCAGGGGACCATCCCCCACGATCACCAGCCGGCATCCCTTCGGGCTCACCAGGCGCCACGCCTTCAGCAGCGCCTCCACATTCTTCTCGGTGGCGATCCGTCCCATGTAGAGGAAGATCCGCTCGGAGCCAAGACGTTCACGCACCGCCTGCTGCGCTGACGATTTCGGCTCGCTGTCTGTGGACGGGGACCAGCAGAGCGGATCGACACCGTTGGGGATCACCGCCAAGCGGCTGTCACGCACCCCGAGGCGGGCGAGCACCTCCGCCTGGAGCTCGGAGAACACAATCACCCGGTCGTAACGGGCCAGGGCCGGCGCATAGAGCTGATAGGTGAGCTGCTGGGTGCCGGCGGTGAGATTGCGCAGGCCGGCGTCGAAGGGAGGGTGGAAGGTAGCCACCAGGGGGACGCCCAGTTGCTGGCAGAGGTCGGGAAGCCGGAAGTCGAGGGGCGAGAGGGTGAGGCTGGCGTGCACCAGATCGGGCTTGAGGCGCTCCAGTGATTCCCTCAGCTCCCTTTGGGCACCGGGAGATGGAATCGTGTAAACCTGCGACTTCACCAGGTAAGGCAGGCTCACATCCGGATCGTTGGCCAGCAGTGATGTGGTGCCGCTGCCGGGAACGCCGGGATTATCGAAATGAATGAAGCTGGTCTGGTGACCCCGTGCTCTCAGGGCCTCGGTCGTGCTCAGCCCGTAGGTGACGTTGCCGCAGAACGGTGTTTTTTTGCCCAGCCAGGCGATATGCGCCACCTGCCGCTTCCCTTCTGCTGAACCAGAAAGTTAGCAGCGTTGCCAGGGGCGTTCGATCAGAGCAGCGATCAGGGCCAGGAGCGCCAGCAGCCCCAGCACAGGCGACAGGCCGATGCTGCTCACCAGGGTGCCTGCCAGCACCAGGGGAAGGCTCAGGGCGATGTTGATCAGGTTGTTCTGCAGACCGAACACGCGCCCCCGCTGCTGTTCCGGGGTGTCTTCCTGGATGGTCGTCTGCGCCGGAATCGCCACCAGGGCGGCACCGATGCCGAGGATGCCGCAAAGGGTGAGGGTGGCGGCCAGCGAACCCTTGAACTGGCTGAGCAGCAGCAGGGTCCAGGTGATCGTGCCGAGGCCGGTGGCCGTGAGGCGGCGGCGGCTGAAATGGTGACCCAGCTGCGCCACCACTACGGCACCCACCGCCATCCCCAGGCCGCTCATCGCCAGCAGGGTGCCGAAGCCCGAGGGGCCTAGGCTGCTGATCAGGGCCGCCAGCTGTAGGGCGAGCACATACAGGGCCGCCAGCAGGCTGTAAAGCAGCCCAAGATGCACCATGGCACTGCGCACCGTGGGGAAGCGTTGCAGCACCTGCAGCCCTTCCATGATTTCGTGCCACACGGAGCGACCGGAGAGGTTGCGGGGTGGTTCGGCGCGATCAATCGCCAGCAGGCACAACGCGGCCATGCCGTAGCAGAAGGGCAGCAGAACGAATTCGCCGCCTTCCAGGCCGATCCGTTCGGAGAGATGGTTCAGCCCACGCAGGATCGGTTCGCCCAGGGCGAAGCCCACGATCGTGGCCCCCATGCTCGTGGTCTGATACAGGGAATTGGCGGCGAGCAGGTGCTCCCCAGGCACCAGCCAGGTGATGGCGGCCTGTTCAGCCGGGGCGAAGAACTGGGTGAGGATCGATTCCAGGAAGGTCATCAGCACCAGACCCCAATACCCCCAGGGCAAACCAAGGATCAGGGGGCCTGGGATCAGAAAGAGAGGGGTGAACAACACCAGCAGGGCCCGCAGCCCGTTGGAGGCCACCATCACCCGGCGCTTGGGCCAGCGGTCCACCCATACGCCGGCCACACTGCCCAGCACCATGGCCGGAATGGTGTTGGCCACGAAAATGCCGGTGGCCAGGAGGGTGATCACCTGGGTGCGGGTGCTGATGTCGAAGCCGATATCCGAGGCCACCTCCGCCAGAACGCCGTTCTGCTCAGAGCTGAGCAGCAAGTGCTGATCGATGAGAAACACCATCAGCACGATGTAGAACTTGTCGGCCAGCTGGGAGAAGATCTGGCCGATCCAGAGCTTGCGAAAGTCCACGAGGCGGAGCACCGCCTGCAGGCCTCGCCCGCCCTCAGGGTTTTCACTGGTCGGCAGGGCCGGCTCCGGAGTGTTCAGGGATGGACCGCTCAAGATGCCTTGGGTGACCGCGTCATGATCGCCCAGCCTCACGCACCATGGCGAGCGCGCGGACGGGCCGGGGGAGATGGCTGCGGATCCAGCACTCCACCACGGTGAGGAGGCGTAGCCACACGTCGGGAGGCCCCATCAGGGCGCCATCCCGCCGGCGGGGCAGTTCGGCCCTTGGCAGCCGTTGCAGCAGGGCCAGTTCGGAGGGATTGAGTTGAATCGCAGCCCCCGGTTGCGACCCGATGGCGAAGCCTTCGTCTGCGAGCAGACTGCAGCGCCATTCCCACTGGCCAATCGGCGGCAGCAGGGGGGCTCCGCTGCGGCAGCAGCTCTGCAAAGGAAGTCCATAGCCGCCAAGGGCGAGCAGGTGCACGGCAGCCTGCACCGTGGTGGCCAGGGCGAGGCCGGGTTCCGGTGTGGGAGTCCGGCTGCAGGTTTCCAGCCGCTCCAGATGCATCAGCACCGTGTCGAGCAGGCCGGGAATCGGGTCATCCCCAGCCACCAGGGCGATGCAGAGCTCGGCCAGGGCCTGAGCCCCGGCCAGGGTGTCGAGCCGTTGGCCGACGGCATTGAAGCTGTGCTGCACCCGCAGTTGCCGGAGGCGCGGAAGACCGCGACGGCCCACCACCTGGAGTTCCAGCAGGGTGAGGGGAACGGCGGCGGCCAGGCTGCTGCGGGGCCGGCGTGCGCCGGGTACGGCCAGCCGGATCACGCCTGTCTCAGCGCTCAGCACCGTGAGCAAGCGGTCGTGCTCCCCGAGGGGGCCTGCCTTGAGGGCGAGAGCCTCGAGGCGCCGGTCAGTCCCCACGGGCGTCGTTCGCCTGGGGGCGGCGCAGTTCCTGCAGCAGCGAGGGACCGCGGCTGGTACCGATGGCCGTGGCACCGGCTTCCACCAGGGCGATGCAGTGGTCGAGCCGATGCACGCCCCCCACGGCTTTGATGCCGCAGCGGCCCCGGCAGAGCATGCGCAGCCGGATGATCTGCTCCGGGGTGGCGGGTCCGCCGAAGCCATGGCCGCTCTGTATGGCGGCAGCACCGGCATCGATCGAAGCCTCCACGGCCAGTTGCAGAGATTCCCCTTCGCAGCGGGTCAGGTCGAGGATCACAGTCAGTGGCAGGCCGATGCCAGCCAGAGCGGCCAGTTCTTCGGCGAAACAGTTGGTGTCTCCGGCGGCGAGAGCGGCCAGATCCGGTGCCACATCGAGGGCCTCGGCCCCATGCTCTGCTGCCCATTCCGCCTCCGCCTGTTTCAGGCTGCTCGGCAGGGCCCCGAACGGGAAAGCGATTGAGGCGATCAGGCGTGTGGCACCAGGCGGCCCCAGCCGTTGCCGCACGATCGGCAGGTGGCGAAGGCTCGTGCAGAGCCCGCCCAGGCCGAGCTGGCGGGCGGCATCACACCCCTCCAGGAGCTGATCCGGCATCAGGTGGGGATCGAGCAGGGCCTGGTGGATCAGGGGGGGCAGCTCCGGTAGCTCTCGCTGTCGTCCGGACGCTTGGGACATCAAGGCAATGGTGGTGTTCAGTTCCGAGCCTGAATCACGCCGTAACCGCCATGGTTCCGGCGGTAGATCACCTGCAGGTCGCCCGTGCTGGCATCACGAAACAGGTAAAAGTCGTGATCGATCACGTCCAGTTGGTGCCGCGCCTCCTCCAGGCTCATCGGCGGCATGGCGAAATACTTGCGGCGCACGCCTGGATCAGGCAGCTGTACCTCCTTGCCATCGAGCAGAGACCCATCGATCGGAGCCGCGTCCGCGATCGCATCGGTCGGCGGTGTCTCGCTGGCCCGATGACCGTTGCTGTGGTGATGATCGCTGTGGCGTTCCTTGAAGCGACGCAGCTGGCGGCTGAGCTTGCTCGCCACCAGATCAATGCTGGCGTAAAGGTTTTCACTGCGCTCCTGGGCCCGGATCACCGTGCCATTCGCGAACACGGTGACTTCGGCGGTCTGTTGCGGCACCCGCGGGTTCCGGGCCACCGAGAGATGCACATCCGCTTCCTTCACCATGTCGTTGTAGTGCTGCACCGCCCGCTCGAGTTTTGACTGGGTGTAGTCGCGCAGAGCAGGGGTCAGTTCAAGATTGCGACCATGGATCAGCAGCTTCATGGCATCCCTCCGGTGCCGGTTGATATCCGCAAGCTAGAGACGCCATCCCCGTCAGCCCAGAGGGCTGCGGCATTTCTTTTTGAGCCCTCTTCGCCGGTGGCCTTTCCCGAGGCCTGGGGCTGGCAACGCCGCTGGCAGGAGCGGCTGCTGGCGGAGCAGGGTGCTGCTGCCCCGGAGGCGGTGTGGTTGCTGCAGCATCCCCCTTGCTACACCCTTGGCCGCGGTGCCAGTGAGGAGCATCTGCGTTTTGATCCCTCCACCCCTCCGGCGCCTCTGCATCGGATTGATCGGGGCGGTGAGGTGACCCATCACGCCCCGGGGCAGCTGGTGGCTTATCCGGTGCTCGACCTGCGCCGGCATCAGCCCGACCTGCACTGGTATCTGCGTCAGCTGGAGCAGGTGGTGCTCGATGTGTTGCTGGCGCTGGAGCTGCGGGGGGAGCGCATCAATGGCCTGACCGGCATCTGGCTCGAGGGGCGCAAGCTGGCGGCGATTGGCGTGGGCTGCCGTCGCTGGGTCACCCAGCACGGCCTGGCGCTCAACGTGAGTTGCGATCTGCGTGGCTTCGAGGCCGTTGTGCCCTGTGGCCTCGTGGGCCGGGCGGTGGGGAGCCTGAATGCATGGATCCCGGGCCTGACGGTGGCGCAGGTGCAGCCGCTGTTGCGTCAGGCCCTGGCAGAACGCTTCCACCTGCGCTGGCTTGCCGGCGAGGCCATTGCCGAACCGGAGCTGGGGTGATAGCCCTGGGCGACCCTGTTCCACCGTCGTGACATCGTCTGCTGCTCAAGCCACCTGGACGCCCACCGCTCAAGAGCGCAGCGCCCTGGCCCGTCAGGAGCATGTGCAGGCCCTGGGGCGGGTTGATCAGATCTGGCCCTGGCTGAAGCGGCATCACGGTGAAGTGATGGCGGTGGAAGCTCCTCATGCCACCCACGCGGAGCGGTTCAGTTACCGGGAGCTGGCGGATCGGATCGAGCGGGCCGCCGCAGCCTTTGTCGCCCTCGGTCTCCGCAGCGGGGATGTGGTGGGGCTGTTCGCGGAGAACAGTCCTCGCTGGTTGGTGGCGGATCAGGGTTTGATGCGTGCCGGTGCCGTGGATGCGGTGCGTGGCGCGGCCGCTCCCGTGGAGGAGCTGCGCTACATCCTTGACGATTGCGGCGCTGTGGCCCTGGTGGTGCAGAACGCTGAGATCTGGCACCGACTCGATTTGCCGCCGCAGCTGCGTGCCCGCTTGCGTTTCGTGCTGCAGCTGGAGGGAGAAGCCCCTGAGGGTGTGCTCGATTTCGAGGCTTTTCTCGCCCACGCCGACGTTCAGGTGCCACCTGATCCTGATCAGGGGCGCGGGCGGGAGTCGGCGGCTATCACCACGGCCACGATCCTTTACACGAGCGGTACTACCGGCCAGCCCAAGGGCGTGCCCCTGAGCCACGGCAATCTGTTGCACCAAATGCGCAGTCTCGCTTGCGTCGCCCGCCCGGAGCCCGGCACACCGGTGCTGAGCGTGCTGCCGATCTGGCATGCCTATGAACGCAGCGCTGAGTATTACTTCTTTTCCTGCGCCTGCTCGCAGAGCTACACCACGATCAAGCAGCTGAAGCGGGATCTGCCCCGGGTGAAACCGGTGGTGATGGTGACGGTGCCGCGCTTGTGGGAAGCGGTGCAGGCCGGTTTTGAGGATGTGCTGAAAACCTTCCCCGCGTCTCGCCAGCGTCTGTTGCGGGCGGCGCTCGCCAACAGCAGTGCCTATGGCCTGGCTCGCCGGCGCAGCCGCAATCTGATGCTCGAGCCGGTGCGTCGACGCGACCGGCTCGCGGCCCGGGCCGAAGCGCTGCGGCGCTGGCCCGCCCATGCACTCGCCTCGCGTCTGATCTGGCCGAAGCTGCGGCTCCAGCTCAGTGGCGGCCAGCTGCGTTATCCGATCAATGGCGGTGGGGCGATCGCCCCCCATGTGGATGCCTTTTTTGAAGCCGTTGGCATCGAACTGCTGGTGGGCTACGGCCTCACGGAAACCAGTCCGGTGGTGAGCTGCCGCCGGCCCTGGCGGAATATCCGCGGCAGTTCCGGTCTGCCGATGCCCGACACGGAATTCCGGATCGTCGATCCCGACACCCGCACTCCTCTGGGATTTCGCCAGCGGGGGGTGGTGTTGGTGCGCGGGCCTCAGGTGATGGCTGGGTATCTCGGCAAGCCAGAGGCGACGGCCAAGGTGCTTGATGCTGATGGCTGGTTTGACACCGGCGATCTGGGCATGTTGCTGCCGGATGGTTCCGTGGTGCTCACCGGCCGCGCCAAAGACACCATCGTGCTCAGCAGTGGCGAAAACATTGAACCAGGCCCCCTGGAGGAGGCCCTGGTGGCCAGTGATCTGATCGAGCAGGTGATGCTCGTGGTGCAGGACGAGCGCCAGCTCGGTGCCCTGGTGGTGCCGCGTGCGGCAGCGATGCGGGCCTGGGCGGCGGATCAGGGGCTGCAGCTTGCGGAGGATCTGGGCGGCAGCCCCGGGGATGACAACCTGCTGCGCCTGTTGCGCGGTGAATTGAACCGCCTGCTCAGCCAGCGCCCCGGATCAAGGGCTGATGAGCGCTTGGCGGGGATCGCCCTGGTGGAACCGTTTTCGATTGAGAACGGTCTGCTCACCCAGACGCTCAAACAGCGTCGCGATCG is a genomic window containing:
- the der gene encoding ribosome biogenesis GTPase Der; the encoded protein is MARPVVAIIGRPNVGKSTLVNRLCRSREAIVHDEPGVTRDRTYQDGYWGDREFKLVDTGGLVFDDDSEFLPEIREQASLAMAEASVAVVIVDGQQGVTAADESIAEWLRSQACPTLLAVNKCESPEQGLAMAAEFWGLGLGEPYPISAIHGAGTGELLDKVLTFLPPKDQEGDEAEPIQMAIIGRPNVGKSSLLNAICGEPRAIVSPIRGTTRDTIDTRLERNGLSWRLVDTAGIRRRRSVNYGPEFFGINRSFKAIERSDVCVLVIDALDGVTEQDQRLAGRIEEEGRACVVVVNKWDAVEKDSHTMPAMEKELRAKLYFLDWAPMLFTSALTGQRVDSIFALAALAVEQHRRRVSTSVVNEVLKEALSWRSPPTTRGGRQGRVYYGTQVAVRPPSFTLFVNEPKLFGDTYRRYVERQIREGLGFDGTPLKLFWRGKQQRDAERDLARQQQRQG
- a CDS encoding DNA repair protein RecO is translated as MGTDRRLEALALKAGPLGEHDRLLTVLSAETGVIRLAVPGARRPRSSLAAAVPLTLLELQVVGRRGLPRLRQLRVQHSFNAVGQRLDTLAGAQALAELCIALVAGDDPIPGLLDTVLMHLERLETCSRTPTPEPGLALATTVQAAVHLLALGGYGLPLQSCCRSGAPLLPPIGQWEWRCSLLADEGFAIGSQPGAAIQLNPSELALLQRLPRAELPRRRDGALMGPPDVWLRLLTVVECWIRSHLPRPVRALAMVREAGRS
- a CDS encoding 2-deoxyribose-5-phosphate aldolase gives rise to the protein MSQASGRQRELPELPPLIHQALLDPHLMPDQLLEGCDAARQLGLGGLCTSLRHLPIVRQRLGPPGATRLIASIAFPFGALPSSLKQAEAEWAAEHGAEALDVAPDLAALAAGDTNCFAEELAALAGIGLPLTVILDLTRCEGESLQLAVEASIDAGAAAIQSGHGFGGPATPEQIIRLRMLCRGRCGIKAVGGVHRLDHCIALVEAGATAIGTSRGPSLLQELRRPQANDARGD
- a CDS encoding PipX family protein, which gives rise to MGAERYLNHPTFGMLYRVAPAGEGRDIYATLYAQRMFFLVTLQPRGAQFEVIPYQDARHHAELNLARSRRDGSPEQERWKQLFDQTFI
- a CDS encoding cell division protein SepF, coding for MSLISRLRAVVAGDDYLDGEYDDLDYDTGEELETDGGASHASGGALAPLGSANPFASDEAFASSSNVIGMPGISTAATEVMLMEPRSFDEMPRAIQALRERKTIILNLTMMEPDQAQRAVDFVAGGTFAIDGHQERVGESIFLFAPSCVTVTNAHQDEASSPTVVTKDVEQASAEASVAPAPAWGGAAAL
- the proC gene encoding pyrroline-5-carboxylate reductase, which translates into the protein MSHTLGVIGLGRMAQALLWPLLDEGVVSATDVMAVVGHAASAQRLQAAGPAGLTLLPATDPAASAVWGSAIQLLAIKPQQLDAVAATVPAVAPEAQPLLISVLAGVSLERLQKAFPGRRCVRAVPNTPCLVRAGLTGLAWGQGVTAADRERVKAFFSPVSEVLELAEDRLDAFLALTSSGPAYVALVAEAMADGAVAAGLPRDLSHHLAHRTLAGTAALLQEQELHPGQLKDMVASPGGTTMAALRRLEQAGVRSALIEAVVAAAEHGRQLR
- a CDS encoding CbiQ family ECF transporter T component, producing the protein MDWLRQIPIGQYVDGSSSWLRRLDPRLKLAWVLLFLLTPVLAGPLWRLGLLGLLLLLTLFSGLPPRLWWRSLLLLSLLGVGVGLLAALLPTGDPAATLPLRSPQELPDLTIPPSGWELLRLGPLKLGPFTLGPFVVDRRSAELGLSSATLIVTVVHSVNLMLLTTPSEELVWALSWLMAPLAVLGLPVDRLSFQLLLALRFLPLVQEELQNLLRALASRAVNLKSLGFKASFGLVLAVAERLLANILLRAEQGADALLVRGGRWCPAAAFRPAAAVAWRDHLRNGAGVGLLLLLLGLRGKYGAL
- a CDS encoding glycosyltransferase family 4 protein; its protein translation is MAHIAWLGKKTPFCGNVTYGLSTTEALRARGHQTSFIHFDNPGVPGSGTTSLLANDPDVSLPYLVKSQVYTIPSPGAQRELRESLERLKPDLVHASLTLSPLDFRLPDLCQQLGVPLVATFHPPFDAGLRNLTAGTQQLTYQLYAPALARYDRVIVFSELQAEVLARLGVRDSRLAVIPNGVDPLCWSPSTDSEPKSSAQQAVRERLGSERIFLYMGRIATEKNVEALLKAWRLVSPKGCRLVIVGDGPLRATLQNAHGQSSVSWWGYESNLATRVALMQCAEVFVLPSLVEGLSLALLEAMASGCACVATDAGADGEVLADGAGIVLSTQGVTTQLRTLLPVLRDQPVLTAELGQRARQRVLERYTLSRNIDAIESLYADLLSTTSRTAA
- a CDS encoding MFS transporter; amino-acid sequence: MSGPSLNTPEPALPTSENPEGGRGLQAVLRLVDFRKLWIGQIFSQLADKFYIVLMVFLIDQHLLLSSEQNGVLAEVASDIGFDISTRTQVITLLATGIFVANTIPAMVLGSVAGVWVDRWPKRRVMVASNGLRALLVLFTPLFLIPGPLILGLPWGYWGLVLMTFLESILTQFFAPAEQAAITWLVPGEHLLAANSLYQTTSMGATIVGFALGEPILRGLNHLSERIGLEGGEFVLLPFCYGMAALCLLAIDRAEPPRNLSGRSVWHEIMEGLQVLQRFPTVRSAMVHLGLLYSLLAALYVLALQLAALISSLGPSGFGTLLAMSGLGMAVGAVVVAQLGHHFSRRRLTATGLGTITWTLLLLSQFKGSLAATLTLCGILGIGAALVAIPAQTTIQEDTPEQQRGRVFGLQNNLINIALSLPLVLAGTLVSSIGLSPVLGLLALLALIAALIERPWQRC
- the lipB gene encoding lipoyl(octanoyl) transferase LipB, which encodes MPVDIRKLETPSPSAQRAAAFLFEPSSPVAFPEAWGWQRRWQERLLAEQGAAAPEAVWLLQHPPCYTLGRGASEEHLRFDPSTPPAPLHRIDRGGEVTHHAPGQLVAYPVLDLRRHQPDLHWYLRQLEQVVLDVLLALELRGERINGLTGIWLEGRKLAAIGVGCRRWVTQHGLALNVSCDLRGFEAVVPCGLVGRAVGSLNAWIPGLTVAQVQPLLRQALAERFHLRWLAGEAIAEPELG
- the hpf gene encoding ribosome hibernation-promoting factor, HPF/YfiA family; its protein translation is MKLLIHGRNLELTPALRDYTQSKLERAVQHYNDMVKEADVHLSVARNPRVPQQTAEVTVFANGTVIRAQERSENLYASIDLVASKLSRQLRRFKERHSDHHHSNGHRASETPPTDAIADAAPIDGSLLDGKEVQLPDPGVRRKYFAMPPMSLEEARHQLDVIDHDFYLFRDASTGDLQVIYRRNHGGYGVIQARN
- a CDS encoding YggS family pyridoxal phosphate-dependent enzyme, whose translation is MDAHDLSRRWQSLMAALPPSARLLAVSKGHPAVAIRDLAALGQEAFGESRVQEALRKQEELADLTQLQWHFIGRLQANKVRQVLRAFGTIHSLDSLALCERVSRIAGEERCQPRVMLQVKLRPDPNKGGWDPKDLRQVWPDLQRLPHCSIVGLMTIAPLGLAPEERLALFRDCRQLADDLDLSECSMGMSGDWAEAVHAGATWVRLGSALFGERSIQQSVA